Proteins from one Brevibacillus humidisoli genomic window:
- a CDS encoding ABC transporter ATP-binding protein, producing the protein MAEPPKMMIILALLLSVIDTIGGLIVPYLTKDVVDLMTAQAINYHIVAWLVVAFLVQAAASGGSIYILSYIGHSTVAGLRKRLWKKVMALPVSYFDQHRTGETISRLTSDTDVIKDLVSTHLISFVSNLVSIIGSVVILSYLDWRMTLMLLLAVPIMFLLMYPMGRKIHKISKELQDETARMSGLLTGVVSEIRLVKSFHAEETEQQQGNSSIDNLFRYSLREAKVHAWLMPLMTLTMMGMLVLIVGYGGVRVASGALSAGELVAFLLYLFMIVIPFSSLAQFYAALQKGMGATERISGILAHDEEERAEERKRPISQINQPIHLEDVRFAYPSGEQVLHGITLTIHPGKATALVGPSGAGKTTLFALLERFYQPSRGRILLGDTPIDLFRLTEWRKQIGYVAQDSPMMAGTIRENMCYGMDRPVSQEELDAAAKQAYADEFIANLPQRYDTEIGERGIKLSGGQRQRIAIARAILHDPQILLLDEATSNLDSQSEVWVQKAIQELMKERTTIVIAHRLATVVKADQIVVLEAGRVTGIGTHEELLASHPLYRELSRHQFLSMESAAL; encoded by the coding sequence ATGGCGGAGCCGCCCAAGATGATGATCATACTGGCCTTGTTGCTCAGTGTGATTGATACGATTGGCGGCTTGATTGTTCCGTACCTGACCAAAGACGTCGTCGATCTGATGACGGCACAAGCGATCAACTATCACATTGTCGCTTGGTTGGTGGTTGCTTTTCTAGTGCAGGCGGCCGCTTCAGGAGGCTCGATCTATATTCTGTCTTACATCGGCCACTCCACTGTCGCCGGGCTGCGCAAGCGACTGTGGAAAAAAGTGATGGCGCTGCCTGTTTCCTATTTTGATCAGCATCGGACGGGAGAGACGATCAGCCGTCTGACCAGCGATACCGATGTGATCAAGGATCTCGTCTCCACCCATCTGATCTCGTTTGTTTCCAACCTGGTCTCGATTATCGGTTCCGTGGTGATTCTCTCCTATCTGGACTGGCGGATGACACTGATGCTGCTTTTGGCTGTGCCGATCATGTTTTTGCTGATGTACCCGATGGGCCGGAAGATCCACAAAATCAGCAAAGAGCTGCAGGATGAAACGGCCCGCATGTCCGGCTTGCTGACGGGCGTTGTTTCGGAGATCCGGCTGGTCAAATCATTTCATGCGGAGGAGACGGAACAGCAGCAGGGCAACAGCAGCATCGACAACCTGTTTCGCTACAGTTTGCGGGAGGCCAAGGTACATGCCTGGCTGATGCCGCTGATGACCTTGACGATGATGGGCATGCTGGTGCTGATTGTCGGGTATGGCGGTGTCCGGGTGGCATCGGGGGCGCTAAGCGCTGGTGAATTGGTGGCGTTCCTGCTGTACCTGTTTATGATCGTCATCCCGTTTAGCTCGCTGGCTCAGTTTTATGCGGCCCTGCAAAAAGGGATGGGGGCGACGGAACGCATCAGCGGGATTCTTGCCCATGATGAGGAAGAGCGGGCAGAAGAACGGAAAAGGCCCATCAGTCAGATCAACCAGCCGATTCACCTGGAAGATGTCCGCTTCGCTTATCCCTCGGGGGAGCAGGTGCTGCACGGGATTACGCTGACAATTCATCCTGGCAAAGCGACGGCACTGGTCGGTCCCTCCGGAGCGGGCAAGACGACACTCTTTGCCTTGTTGGAGCGGTTTTACCAGCCATCTAGGGGGAGGATCTTACTGGGAGATACGCCGATTGATCTCTTCCGACTGACAGAATGGCGAAAACAGATCGGCTATGTCGCGCAGGACAGCCCGATGATGGCGGGAACGATACGCGAAAACATGTGTTACGGGATGGATCGTCCTGTCAGTCAGGAAGAGCTGGATGCAGCGGCCAAGCAGGCTTACGCCGATGAGTTTATTGCCAACCTGCCGCAAAGGTACGATACCGAGATCGGTGAACGGGGCATCAAGTTATCCGGAGGACAGCGGCAGCGCATCGCCATCGCCCGTGCGATCCTGCATGATCCGCAGATTCTGCTGTTGGACGAAGCCACCTCCAATCTGGACAGCCAGTCAGAAGTCTGGGTGCAAAAGGCGATCCAGGAACTGATGAAAGAGCGTACCACCATCGTCATCGCGCACCGCTTGGCGACAGTGGTCAAGGCGGATCAGATTGTGGTGCTGGAAGCGGGCCGCGTCACCGGCATCGGCACCCACGAGGAATTGCTGGCCAGTCATCCCCTCTATCGGGAGTTGTCCCGGCATCAGTTTCTGTCAATGGAATCGGCCGCCTTGTAA
- a CDS encoding NCS2 family permease — MRKYFEFDKLGTSYRKETIAGITTFLAMAYILVVNPFILSGADLPADLKANYPPAAAVFTATALAAAIGSLMMGIVGKLPIAQAPGMGLNAFFTFTVVLTMGIPWQQALAAVFVSCTIFLILSLTGVREAIINAIPAGLKYAVSAGIGLFIAFVGLKNAGLIVLNESTFVALGQLSFHADMTPDEILAVENRLLAVFGLVVTAILMSRRVPAAIFIGMAVTAVAGMLFGLVAVPDKLFAAPPSLAPTFGAAFPYLTDMSVLFSGSMLIVILTFLFVDFFDATGTLLGVANQAGLLKDGKLPRPGRALASDAVAGMSGAILGTSTTTAYIESAAGVAAGGRTGFTSVVTAILFLLALFFSPLLSVVTSAVTTPALVIVGSLMAAHIAKIAWGEIEEALPAFLTILLMPLSFSIATGIAAGFIVYPITKVFKGKAKEVHPAMYVLFLIFLAYFIWLRE; from the coding sequence ATGCGCAAATACTTTGAGTTTGACAAGCTGGGCACTAGCTACCGCAAGGAGACAATCGCCGGCATCACCACGTTTCTGGCGATGGCCTACATCCTCGTGGTCAATCCGTTCATCCTCAGCGGTGCCGATCTGCCGGCCGATCTGAAGGCTAACTATCCGCCAGCTGCTGCGGTGTTTACGGCTACAGCGCTGGCCGCCGCGATTGGATCGCTGATGATGGGCATTGTCGGGAAACTGCCAATTGCCCAAGCGCCCGGCATGGGCTTAAATGCCTTCTTTACGTTCACGGTTGTATTGACGATGGGGATCCCTTGGCAGCAGGCACTGGCTGCGGTTTTTGTCTCCTGCACGATTTTTCTGATCCTCTCCCTCACCGGTGTACGCGAAGCGATCATCAATGCGATTCCGGCGGGCTTGAAGTATGCTGTCTCAGCAGGGATCGGCTTGTTTATCGCCTTTGTCGGATTGAAAAACGCCGGACTGATTGTGCTGAATGAGTCGACATTTGTAGCACTTGGGCAGCTCAGTTTCCACGCTGACATGACACCGGATGAGATCCTGGCAGTGGAAAACAGACTACTGGCCGTGTTTGGTTTGGTTGTAACGGCCATCTTGATGTCCCGCAGGGTACCGGCTGCAATCTTTATCGGGATGGCTGTGACAGCGGTCGCCGGGATGCTGTTTGGTCTGGTTGCTGTTCCAGACAAGCTGTTTGCAGCACCACCCAGCTTGGCACCTACATTTGGGGCCGCTTTCCCTTATCTGACGGATATGTCCGTCCTGTTTTCCGGTTCCATGCTGATCGTCATCCTCACGTTTCTGTTTGTCGACTTCTTCGATGCGACCGGAACCTTGCTCGGCGTAGCCAATCAGGCGGGACTGCTCAAGGACGGCAAACTGCCTCGTCCCGGACGTGCCCTGGCCTCCGATGCCGTCGCCGGGATGAGCGGAGCGATTCTCGGTACATCTACCACGACAGCCTATATTGAGTCTGCTGCCGGGGTGGCGGCAGGGGGGCGGACCGGTTTCACTTCGGTTGTGACCGCGATCTTATTTCTGCTGGCGTTGTTCTTCTCGCCGCTGCTGTCCGTCGTGACCTCCGCTGTCACCACACCTGCGTTGGTGATCGTCGGTTCGCTGATGGCGGCCCACATCGCCAAAATCGCTTGGGGTGAGATCGAAGAAGCGCTGCCCGCTTTTCTGACGATCTTGTTGATGCCGCTCAGTTTCAGTATCGCTACAGGTATTGCCGCCGGATTTATCGTCTATCCGATCACCAAGGTGTTTAAAGGGAAGGCAAAAGAGGTTCATCCGGCGATGTACGTCTTGTTCTTGATCTTCCTGGCATATTTCATCTGGCTGCGAGAATAG
- a CDS encoding GTP-binding protein, giving the protein MSSQASGKIPVTVLSGYLGAGKTTLLNHVLNNRQGLKVAVIVNDLSEVNIDADLIRNGGGVSRVEEKLVEMSNGCICCTLREDLLREVELLADEGRYDYILIESTGIGEPIPIAQTFTYVDEESGIDLSAKCRLDTMVTVVDAYRFWHDFSSGESLLDRNEAVDETDTREVVDLLIDQIEFCDLLILNKCDMVEEAELNRLEQVLRKLQPTAKIVRTSHGNIDPKEILDTGLFDFEKASQLAGWIQELQKPEHTPETEEYGISSFVYRRQIPFHPERFHKWLEEWPEEVVRTKGFLWLATRNDLALTISQAGPSIQIGVAGYWVAALSDEEQRIMSAQYPDLTENWDPQFGDRVNEIVLIGIELDRAELIRSLDACLLKEEEMRADWSTFPDPLPTSSSVVETEILQ; this is encoded by the coding sequence ATGAGCAGCCAAGCTAGTGGGAAAATCCCGGTGACAGTGCTGAGCGGGTACCTCGGGGCGGGGAAAACGACTCTTCTAAACCATGTGTTGAACAATCGCCAAGGTCTCAAGGTGGCAGTGATCGTCAACGATTTGAGCGAAGTAAATATTGATGCTGATTTGATTCGAAATGGCGGAGGCGTGTCGCGGGTGGAAGAAAAGCTGGTAGAGATGTCAAACGGCTGCATTTGCTGCACACTGCGCGAGGATTTGCTGCGCGAAGTGGAGCTTCTGGCAGACGAAGGGCGCTATGACTACATACTGATTGAGTCAACCGGTATTGGTGAACCGATTCCGATCGCGCAGACCTTTACGTATGTGGACGAAGAGAGCGGGATTGACTTATCTGCGAAATGCCGATTGGATACGATGGTGACAGTGGTTGATGCTTATCGCTTTTGGCACGATTTTTCCTCCGGAGAGAGTCTGCTGGATCGGAATGAGGCAGTCGATGAAACCGACACACGTGAAGTGGTTGATCTGCTGATTGATCAGATTGAGTTTTGTGATCTGTTGATCCTAAACAAGTGCGACATGGTGGAGGAGGCGGAGCTGAACAGGTTGGAACAAGTGCTGCGGAAACTGCAGCCGACAGCCAAGATCGTGCGAACCTCCCACGGCAACATCGACCCCAAAGAGATTCTGGACACAGGATTATTTGACTTTGAAAAAGCAAGTCAATTAGCCGGCTGGATCCAGGAGCTGCAGAAACCAGAGCATACGCCGGAGACGGAAGAGTACGGAATCTCTTCGTTTGTCTATCGACGGCAGATTCCGTTTCATCCGGAACGCTTCCATAAGTGGCTGGAGGAGTGGCCGGAAGAAGTGGTACGGACAAAAGGCTTTCTCTGGCTGGCCACGCGCAACGATCTGGCGCTCACGATCAGTCAAGCCGGTCCGTCCATCCAGATCGGGGTCGCCGGTTACTGGGTTGCGGCTCTGTCGGACGAAGAGCAGCGGATCATGTCAGCCCAATATCCCGACTTGACGGAGAACTGGGACCCGCAGTTTGGCGATCGCGTCAATGAAATCGTCCTGATCGGTATAGAGTTGGATCGGGCGGAACTGATTCGTTCGCTTGACGCATGTTTGCTTAAGGAGGAAGAGATGCGGGCAGACTGGTCCACCTTCCCTGACCCGCTGCCGACGAGCAGCAGTGTCGTCGAAACTGAGATCCTTCAGTAA
- the purB gene encoding adenylosuccinate lyase — protein sequence MIERYSRPEMRAIWTEENKFSAWLEVELLACEAWSELGVIPAEDVRKLWEHARFDVNRIYEIEQETRHDVVAFTRAVSETVPGEEKKWVHYGLTSTDVVDTALSYLLRQANEIIEKDLQDFIEVLKNKAIEHKDTVMMGRTHGVHAEPTTFGLKVALWYEEMKRNLERFQAAKQRVAVGKISGAVGTYANIDPFVEKYVCEKLGLAPAPISTQTLQRDRHAEYMATLALIATSLDKFATEIRALQKSEMREVEEPFAKGQKGSSAMPHKRNPIGCENISGLARVLRGHMLSAYENVPLWHERDISHSSVERVILPDATQLINYMLRRLMNIIKNLTVFPDNMKRNMDRTFGLIYSQQVLLKLIDKGLSREKAYDTVQPRAMQAWEEQRSFREIIASDETVKSLLSDEELADCFDYRYHLKHVDTIFKRLGLI from the coding sequence GTGATCGAACGATACTCGCGTCCAGAGATGAGAGCGATCTGGACAGAAGAAAACAAATTCAGTGCCTGGCTGGAAGTGGAGTTGTTGGCATGCGAAGCCTGGTCGGAGTTGGGCGTCATCCCGGCGGAAGACGTGCGCAAGCTGTGGGAGCATGCCCGTTTTGACGTGAATCGCATTTATGAGATTGAGCAAGAGACCCGCCATGACGTGGTTGCTTTTACCCGTGCCGTTTCCGAGACGGTGCCAGGCGAGGAGAAGAAATGGGTGCACTACGGCCTGACCTCGACGGACGTGGTCGACACTGCGCTTTCCTACCTGCTGCGGCAAGCCAACGAGATCATCGAAAAAGACTTGCAGGATTTCATAGAGGTACTCAAAAACAAGGCCATCGAGCACAAAGATACTGTCATGATGGGACGTACCCACGGCGTGCATGCCGAACCTACTACCTTTGGGCTGAAAGTGGCGCTCTGGTATGAAGAGATGAAGCGCAACCTGGAACGCTTCCAAGCGGCCAAACAGCGGGTGGCTGTCGGCAAAATCTCCGGAGCTGTCGGTACCTACGCCAACATCGACCCGTTTGTGGAGAAGTACGTATGTGAGAAGTTAGGGCTCGCCCCTGCGCCCATCTCTACACAGACTTTGCAGCGTGATCGACATGCCGAGTACATGGCCACGCTCGCGCTGATTGCAACCTCCCTGGACAAGTTTGCGACTGAGATCCGGGCGCTTCAGAAAAGCGAAATGCGCGAAGTGGAAGAGCCATTTGCCAAAGGACAAAAAGGCTCTTCAGCAATGCCGCACAAGCGCAACCCGATCGGCTGCGAGAATATCTCTGGTCTGGCTCGCGTCCTGCGCGGCCACATGCTCTCTGCCTATGAAAACGTGCCGCTCTGGCACGAACGGGACATCTCCCACTCCTCAGTGGAGCGAGTGATTCTCCCTGACGCGACACAGCTGATCAACTATATGCTTCGCCGCTTGATGAACATCATCAAGAATCTGACCGTCTTCCCGGACAACATGAAGCGCAACATGGACCGCACCTTTGGATTGATCTATTCACAGCAGGTGCTGCTCAAGCTGATCGACAAGGGACTAAGCCGGGAAAAGGCATACGATACCGTGCAGCCGCGAGCCATGCAGGCTTGGGAAGAACAGCGTTCGTTCCGTGAGATCATCGCCAGCGACGAGACCGTGAAATCGCTGCTCAGCGATGAGGAACTGGCTGATTGCTTCGATTATCGCTACCACCTCAAACATGTGGATACGATTTTTAAACGTTTGGGACTGATATAG
- the purK gene encoding 5-(carboxyamino)imidazole ribonucleotide synthase yields the protein MIQQVENKQRQNMIKPGATIGLLGGGQLGRMIALAGRAMGYRFATMDPTEDSPSGQVSDRQVVAAFDDVEGARQLAAMSDVITYEFENVDADVARTLEASSYVPQGSRLLRITQNRIREKTTIESLGIPVAPFRVVTDADELRQAVRELGLPAVLKTATGGYDGKGQWVLRTEGECGGAFSTLAAWGTELIVEAFIPFVKELSVIAARNPAGEIAVFPTAENVHVENILHLSIVPARAEADVLAKAEEIARQIVEKLDVIGLIAVEVFLTADGEIYVNELAPRPHNSGHYTMDACVSSQFEQHVRAICNLPLGSTRLLSPVVMVNILGEHLLPVLAKLDSLPPACKLHLYGKQESKPKRKMGHLNVVADSTEQALTIIEKLGIWGKVEK from the coding sequence ATGATACAGCAAGTAGAAAACAAGCAGCGCCAAAACATGATCAAACCGGGAGCCACGATCGGATTGCTGGGCGGCGGCCAACTAGGCCGAATGATCGCCTTGGCCGGCCGGGCGATGGGGTATCGGTTTGCGACGATGGACCCAACGGAGGACTCACCCAGTGGACAAGTGTCTGACCGACAGGTTGTGGCCGCTTTTGACGATGTAGAAGGGGCTCGTCAGTTGGCAGCCATGTCTGACGTGATCACGTATGAGTTTGAAAATGTCGATGCCGATGTGGCCCGCACGCTGGAGGCCAGTTCGTACGTGCCGCAGGGCAGCCGGTTGCTCCGTATTACTCAGAATCGGATTCGGGAAAAGACGACGATTGAATCGTTGGGCATCCCGGTCGCACCATTTCGCGTCGTCACCGATGCTGACGAATTGCGACAGGCAGTGCGTGAGCTAGGGCTGCCTGCTGTACTGAAGACGGCCACCGGCGGCTACGACGGCAAAGGACAGTGGGTGCTGCGTACAGAGGGGGAGTGCGGCGGAGCGTTTTCCACGCTGGCTGCCTGGGGAACGGAACTGATCGTGGAGGCGTTCATCCCGTTTGTCAAAGAACTCTCGGTCATTGCCGCGCGGAACCCGGCTGGGGAGATTGCGGTTTTTCCGACGGCAGAAAACGTACATGTGGAGAACATCCTGCACCTGTCGATTGTCCCCGCCCGCGCCGAGGCCGATGTCTTGGCTAAAGCGGAGGAAATCGCCCGGCAGATCGTCGAAAAGCTGGACGTGATCGGACTGATCGCGGTCGAGGTGTTTCTGACCGCTGACGGTGAGATCTATGTCAACGAATTGGCACCCCGGCCGCACAACTCTGGTCACTATACGATGGATGCGTGCGTCAGTTCGCAGTTTGAACAGCATGTACGGGCGATCTGCAATCTGCCGCTCGGATCCACCAGACTGCTCAGTCCAGTGGTGATGGTCAACATCCTGGGCGAACATCTGCTGCCGGTATTGGCCAAGCTGGACTCACTGCCTCCTGCGTGCAAGCTGCACCTCTACGGCAAACAGGAGAGCAAACCGAAACGGAAGATGGGTCATCTCAATGTCGTCGCCGATAGTACGGAACAAGCCCTGACGATCATTGAGAAATTGGGGATCTGGGGAAAGGTGGAGAAATAG
- a CDS encoding M1 family metallopeptidase → MKRWIWGSMIIAAILVVLFLAGQAWDPDRSADKPVAVSQVEQQVETDTSLPVYTADVQVDPQAHRVSGAVIVRFVPPDPQEVYFHLYPNVFRDDAALQTANWEYILGEERQPGGITVSQVTVNDEAVAPRVNGTILHVPLPSTDRGKQVTEISLAFELQLPRNNGRLSYNDHALWLGNWLPTLAVREGEEWRLDPYLPMGDPFFSELADYHLRIRVPAAYQIASTGAESIAVITETKPEGEKLYEVDGTSVRDFAFVVMDETYHALVDKAGDTLVRTWWQEGDDPKAIRRLHDVAVHSLLYFNETFGNYPYPEYDVVKTGGFFGGMEYPGIVFIQGSFFDDESVFGSAVVAHETAHQWFYGLVGSDAIREAWVDESLTDYATMDFLQQYDNTMAESYIRMRTSRGRQAEVLYPDLAVWQPLHQFPDWQSYSDLVYSRGATMLWELRAKWGAKQLNTVLRQYAAENRDQTGTGQELLQAFSQAAGADATPYFDYWLRLQTEKKREAEAWAAEGAKKRRQENDG, encoded by the coding sequence TTGAAACGTTGGATATGGGGAAGCATGATCATAGCGGCCATTCTGGTGGTCCTGTTTTTGGCCGGACAAGCATGGGATCCTGATCGCTCTGCTGACAAACCGGTTGCGGTGTCTCAAGTGGAGCAACAGGTAGAGACCGACACCAGTTTGCCTGTCTATACGGCTGACGTACAGGTAGATCCGCAAGCTCACCGCGTCAGCGGAGCGGTTATCGTACGCTTTGTACCTCCGGACCCGCAAGAAGTGTATTTTCACCTGTATCCTAACGTGTTTCGTGATGATGCTGCGTTGCAAACCGCTAACTGGGAGTATATCCTGGGTGAGGAGCGGCAGCCAGGAGGCATCACCGTTTCACAGGTGACCGTCAATGATGAAGCCGTCGCGCCTCGGGTGAACGGAACTATTTTACACGTACCGCTTCCCTCTACGGATCGAGGGAAACAGGTGACGGAGATTTCGCTTGCCTTCGAACTGCAGCTGCCGCGCAACAATGGACGGCTGTCTTACAATGATCACGCGCTCTGGCTGGGCAACTGGCTGCCGACCCTGGCCGTGAGAGAAGGGGAAGAGTGGCGGCTCGATCCGTATTTGCCGATGGGCGATCCGTTTTTCAGCGAGTTGGCCGATTATCATCTCCGCATCCGGGTTCCGGCTGCCTATCAGATAGCTTCTACGGGAGCGGAGAGTATCGCCGTGATCACAGAGACCAAGCCAGAGGGAGAGAAGTTGTACGAAGTGGATGGCACCAGTGTACGAGATTTTGCCTTTGTCGTGATGGACGAGACGTATCACGCACTGGTGGATAAGGCTGGTGATACCTTGGTGCGTACCTGGTGGCAGGAAGGCGATGATCCGAAGGCGATCAGGAGGCTGCACGATGTCGCTGTTCACTCCCTTCTCTATTTCAACGAAACGTTCGGGAATTACCCATATCCCGAATATGATGTAGTCAAGACGGGTGGTTTTTTCGGCGGGATGGAATACCCCGGCATCGTGTTTATTCAGGGAAGTTTTTTTGACGATGAGAGTGTGTTTGGTTCCGCTGTGGTTGCACACGAGACGGCTCATCAGTGGTTTTACGGTTTGGTGGGAAGTGACGCGATTCGGGAAGCGTGGGTCGATGAGAGTCTGACCGACTATGCCACGATGGACTTCCTGCAGCAGTACGACAACACGATGGCCGAGAGCTACATCCGGATGAGGACATCACGCGGCAGGCAGGCGGAGGTGTTGTATCCGGACCTTGCTGTTTGGCAGCCGCTTCACCAGTTCCCCGATTGGCAAAGCTACAGCGACCTGGTCTACTCCCGTGGGGCGACCATGCTGTGGGAACTGCGCGCAAAGTGGGGAGCCAAACAGCTCAACACCGTACTGCGGCAGTATGCAGCAGAGAATCGTGATCAGACGGGGACGGGGCAGGAGCTGCTGCAGGCCTTTAGCCAAGCGGCTGGTGCGGATGCCACACCTTACTTTGACTACTGGCTTCGTTTGCAAACAGAGAAAAAACGGGAAGCGGAAGCATGGGCAGCTGAGGGAGCAAAAAAGAGACGGCAAGAGAATGATGGGTAG
- the rpmG gene encoding 50S ribosomal protein L33 — MRVKVTLQCTETGDRNYITTKNKRNNPERLELRKYSPRLKRYTLHRKTK, encoded by the coding sequence ATGCGTGTAAAAGTAACGCTACAATGTACAGAAACAGGGGATCGCAACTACATCACGACCAAAAACAAACGGAACAACCCGGAACGTCTGGAACTGAGGAAGTACTCGCCTCGTCTAAAGCGATATACGCTGCACCGCAAGACCAAATAA
- the purE gene encoding 5-(carboxyamino)imidazole ribonucleotide mutase yields the protein MDKPLVGVIMGSTSDWDTMREACAILEELQVPYEKQVVSAHRTPDLMFEYAETAQSRGLEVIIAGAGGAAHLPGMVAAKTVLPVIGVPVKSSTLNGLDSLLSIVQMPGGVPVATVAIGKAGAINAGLLAAQILGIKHPAIQERFAARREMIRQNLLEVSKLP from the coding sequence ATGGATAAACCCTTGGTCGGTGTGATTATGGGCAGTACGTCTGACTGGGATACGATGCGGGAGGCCTGTGCCATCCTGGAAGAACTGCAGGTTCCGTATGAGAAACAAGTGGTATCTGCTCATCGGACGCCCGATCTGATGTTTGAGTATGCCGAGACGGCTCAGTCGAGAGGGCTGGAGGTGATCATTGCCGGCGCAGGTGGTGCGGCTCACCTGCCGGGGATGGTTGCGGCCAAGACCGTTCTGCCGGTGATTGGCGTTCCAGTCAAATCGTCAACCTTAAACGGTCTTGATTCACTGCTTTCAATTGTACAGATGCCCGGCGGCGTGCCAGTAGCAACTGTCGCCATCGGCAAGGCTGGAGCGATTAACGCAGGCCTGCTGGCGGCGCAGATCCTGGGCATCAAGCATCCAGCGATTCAGGAACGTTTTGCCGCGCGGCGGGAGATGATACGACAAAATCTGTTGGAGGTCAGCAAGTTACCGTGA